One region of Faecalibacter bovis genomic DNA includes:
- a CDS encoding phage portal protein family protein, whose product MKLFNNIFGAFKTPKNVSTTKPQKRGGKSKNLDKIIDQISKSFKDISRKDIDKWRQAIIISHNHDNPRFNTYADLVEDLRIDGTFKAHEQLRVSATLSTGFQIRNKASGEINEEATELFNQKWFFDYLQLYLHSIIYGAKVIEFINFDGHKIEFVEIPKRNTATNYKRIYPDLTSQTFINYDDPIHKNWVLQLGEDDLGLINNIIPNLIWKRNVVQSWAEFCEKFGMPLVSATTNRSDEDHLDAVEQQLLSLAEASVGVFPEGTSIKFDEANRTDAYNVYSKFIEQHTNEISSVMVGSNTLTENAANRSQTEVHERSLDFKISQADRRDIAFNVNDELIPLLMAHGYSQLSNDDVLEWVESKEEIDLNQYWTIVQGIMQDHEVETEWLSQTFNVPIVGKKQKQFNPFLNSEEDENNDPNQKNKNTGVQAKWRKPDYT is encoded by the coding sequence ATGAAATTATTTAATAATATATTTGGAGCGTTTAAAACGCCTAAAAACGTATCAACTACAAAACCACAGAAAAGAGGTGGAAAAAGTAAAAATCTTGATAAAATAATTGACCAAATTTCAAAGTCATTTAAAGACATTTCAAGAAAAGATATCGATAAGTGGAGACAGGCAATTATTATTAGCCATAACCATGATAATCCAAGATTCAATACTTATGCTGATTTAGTAGAAGATTTACGTATAGATGGAACATTTAAAGCTCATGAACAATTAAGAGTTTCTGCCACTTTAAGTACAGGTTTCCAAATTCGTAATAAAGCTAGCGGTGAAATCAATGAAGAAGCAACTGAATTATTCAATCAAAAATGGTTTTTTGATTACCTTCAGTTGTATTTACATTCAATCATTTATGGAGCAAAAGTTATTGAGTTTATCAATTTCGATGGGCATAAAATTGAATTTGTAGAAATTCCTAAACGAAATACAGCAACAAATTACAAGCGAATTTATCCTGATTTAACTTCTCAAACTTTTATTAATTATGATGATCCAATTCATAAAAATTGGGTGCTTCAACTTGGAGAAGACGATTTAGGTTTAATTAATAATATTATTCCTAACCTTATTTGGAAACGAAATGTCGTGCAGTCTTGGGCAGAGTTTTGCGAAAAATTCGGAATGCCATTAGTTTCTGCAACAACTAATCGTTCAGATGAAGATCATTTGGATGCTGTAGAACAACAATTACTTTCATTAGCTGAAGCTTCGGTTGGGGTTTTTCCTGAAGGAACATCTATCAAATTTGATGAAGCAAATCGTACGGATGCTTACAATGTTTACTCAAAATTTATTGAGCAACATACAAATGAGATTTCATCTGTAATGGTTGGTTCTAATACGCTAACAGAAAATGCAGCCAATCGATCACAAACAGAAGTACATGAACGAAGCTTAGATTTTAAAATCTCGCAAGCTGATCGTCGAGATATCGCATTTAATGTAAATGATGAATTAATCCCTTTATTAATGGCTCATGGCTATTCTCAATTATCCAATGATGATGTTTTAGAATGGGTGGAATCAAAAGAAGAAATTGACCTAAACCAATATTGGACAATTGTACAAGGAATTATGCAAGACCACGAAGTAGAAACGGAATGGTTATCTCAAACTTTCAATGTGCCAATTGTAGGTAAAAAACAAAAACAATTTAATCCTTTCCTAAATTCTGAAGAAGATGAAAACAATGATCCCAACCAAAAAAATAAAAATACAGGCGTACAAGCTAAATGGAGAAAACCAGATTACACCTAA
- a CDS encoding nucleotidyltransferase, producing the protein MSVEQYQNTMIAAKERNAALSGLTSTSKTSIWRLMFYCVAFAIEQLAQLFSQHRKEIDDKIAKQKTHRLAWIQGMYLNFQYGFDLIPETDQFDNSNATDDQISESKIIKYCAVNESDTQREVIIKIATEVEGELSPLPQEVMETIDRYTSEIKGTGVPYRIINYVPDLLRLKIRVFRDPLLIDEQGMHRRNANFPVEDALKEFMKELPFDGALQIQDLSNKLESVTGVELVSVDLVQSCWVNPATSGYGDWRSIDVRKVPESGYFKIENFNGISYEVLQS; encoded by the coding sequence ATGAGCGTAGAACAATATCAAAATACAATGATAGCAGCGAAAGAAAGAAATGCTGCATTAAGTGGATTAACTTCTACTTCTAAAACTTCTATTTGGCGTTTAATGTTTTATTGTGTGGCATTTGCCATCGAGCAATTAGCGCAATTATTCTCCCAACATCGTAAGGAAATCGACGATAAAATTGCAAAACAGAAAACTCATCGTTTAGCTTGGATTCAAGGGATGTATTTGAATTTTCAGTATGGTTTTGATTTGATACCTGAAACAGATCAGTTTGATAACTCAAATGCTACTGATGATCAAATTTCTGAATCGAAGATTATTAAATATTGTGCGGTTAATGAATCCGATACACAGCGAGAAGTTATCATTAAGATAGCGACTGAAGTTGAAGGAGAATTGTCTCCATTACCTCAAGAAGTCATGGAAACAATTGATCGTTATACTTCGGAAATTAAAGGTACTGGTGTACCGTATCGAATTATCAATTATGTGCCTGATTTATTACGCTTAAAAATACGAGTGTTCAGAGATCCATTATTGATTGATGAGCAAGGAATGCATAGACGAAATGCCAACTTTCCTGTAGAAGATGCACTGAAGGAATTTATGAAGGAATTGCCTTTTGATGGTGCGTTACAAATTCAGGACTTATCTAATAAGCTGGAGAGTGTTACAGGTGTTGAGTTGGTATCGGTTGATTTGGTTCAATCATGCTGGGTAAATCCTGCTACTTCAGGATATGGCGATTGGCGTTCGATTGATGTGAGAAAAGTGCCTGAGAGTGGCTACTTCAAGATTGAGAACTTTAACGGAATAAGCTATGAAGTATTACAATCTTAA
- a CDS encoding Clp protease ClpP: MIFTVEENTIKCIGVIWDGDGVRFIQEFQRLEMMYENIIIKLHTDGGSVFDGNLIFNAINSSKKDVEIHIIGIAASMGAVISQSTSKVYMVENGFMMIHAPSGYTYGTASVFEKYASLLRQIETNFSNKLQKITGKSKQYVDKWLVGDNWFSAEQALKEKLIAGIIEPETEVERFDPTQMESQSEVFAKFAALYIPNNVNNNSEIEMKKPIIEALGLQGVNEQSSDTAVIQAVQQKHDDEKAQIKAQLDAEKQKVADLQAKLEEQSNGAVTSLIAEAVKAGKIKKEDEATYEAIGKTSGIEALQTVFANMNVRKTIAGTINQAPDASVDRANWDFDKWQKEDPRGLEALSTSNPEQFKQLFNAKYNK, translated from the coding sequence GTGATTTTTACAGTAGAAGAAAATACAATTAAATGCATTGGGGTTATTTGGGATGGAGATGGTGTACGCTTTATTCAAGAATTCCAGCGATTGGAAATGATGTATGAAAATATCATCATCAAGCTTCATACAGATGGAGGATCTGTATTTGATGGTAATTTGATTTTTAATGCAATTAACAGTTCTAAAAAGGACGTTGAAATACATATCATTGGTATAGCTGCCTCGATGGGTGCAGTCATTAGTCAATCGACAAGTAAAGTTTATATGGTAGAAAATGGGTTCATGATGATTCATGCACCATCGGGCTATACTTATGGTACTGCTTCAGTATTTGAAAAATACGCAAGCCTATTACGTCAAATCGAAACAAATTTTAGTAACAAACTTCAAAAGATTACAGGGAAATCTAAGCAATATGTAGATAAATGGCTAGTTGGGGACAATTGGTTTTCAGCTGAACAAGCTCTAAAAGAGAAACTTATTGCAGGTATTATCGAACCTGAAACTGAAGTTGAACGATTTGATCCTACACAAATGGAATCACAAAGCGAGGTCTTTGCAAAATTTGCAGCCTTGTACATCCCTAATAATGTAAACAATAATTCTGAAATAGAAATGAAAAAACCAATTATTGAAGCCTTGGGTTTACAAGGCGTGAACGAGCAAAGTTCAGATACTGCCGTAATTCAAGCAGTACAACAAAAACATGATGATGAAAAAGCACAGATTAAAGCTCAATTAGATGCTGAAAAGCAAAAGGTAGCTGATTTACAAGCCAAATTAGAAGAACAATCTAATGGAGCGGTTACTTCTTTGATTGCTGAAGCTGTAAAGGCTGGTAAAATCAAAAAAGAGGATGAAGCTACTTATGAAGCAATTGGTAAAACATCAGGAATTGAAGCTTTACAAACTGTATTTGCAAATATGAATGTTCGTAAAACTATTGCTGGAACGATAAATCAAGCACCTGATGCAAGCGTAGATCGTGCAAATTGGGATTTTGATAAATGGCAAAAAGAAGATCCACGTGGACTAGAAGCATTATCAACATCTAATCCTGAACAATTCAAACAATTATTCAACGCTAAATACAATAAATAA
- a CDS encoding DUF6046 domain-containing protein → MNVINLAERYAAAFGMLAVGKVAQQLFVEKINDKDYNLELYPQQAANIEYVKFSIPDQEPLEFSEVMNLENSNVFAPPLLISFSQAKSLIKTEVNDDDPIVIERWGMQPWEIKINGILIDLDNRIYPSDEIRKLNQVWKHKGVVEVVGRQFEEKDIDAIVFESIDFTPIEGFQDTIQFTISAFSIKSVNFTLLKPNSGTITTGNLELEDELPVS, encoded by the coding sequence ATGAATGTAATAAACCTAGCAGAAAGATATGCAGCTGCATTTGGAATGTTAGCTGTAGGCAAAGTAGCCCAGCAATTATTTGTCGAGAAAATAAACGATAAGGATTATAATTTAGAATTATATCCACAACAAGCTGCTAATATTGAGTATGTAAAGTTTAGTATTCCTGATCAAGAACCTTTGGAGTTTTCTGAAGTAATGAACCTAGAAAATTCAAATGTCTTTGCTCCACCGCTTTTAATCTCATTTTCGCAAGCAAAATCCTTAATCAAAACAGAAGTAAACGATGATGATCCAATCGTAATTGAACGTTGGGGAATGCAACCTTGGGAAATTAAGATAAACGGAATTTTAATCGATTTAGACAATCGTATTTATCCATCAGATGAAATTAGAAAACTTAATCAAGTATGGAAACATAAAGGAGTTGTTGAGGTTGTAGGTAGGCAATTTGAAGAAAAGGATATTGATGCAATTGTTTTTGAAAGTATTGATTTTACACCTATTGAGGGCTTTCAAGATACTATCCAATTTACAATTTCAGCTTTTTCTATTAAGTCAGTAAACTTTACGCTTCTTAAGCCTAATAGTGGTACGATAACAACTGGAAACTTAGAATTAGAAGATGAATTACCTGTATCATAA
- a CDS encoding DUF2586 family protein, producing the protein MSNLNGVTTRKGKIGANRSNNKRAVSALVIGSAVLAGLAFNTPVTIYNTDDLEQYGLDAAFDATNNVNVYRHISEFYRLAGQGTELHLMLAPQASTLTTLVQSEHVKTLLATADYEVRQIAFAVNPSEAPTVVDGLPTDLNTAIPLAQGLADWAYEQNMPCHIFLEGYGLAGASNIVEDLRDIENVEATKVSVFIGQDWKYAETKTDLAQKFADVGTVLGVCSAASISQNIGDNESFDLLNAGLDAWMIPGLSNHKKTMEVYSQLQTFEDKGYIFGLSYPGLAGIRINNDHVCAPVIVDQEGNMNEHTIAYSRVMDDAVRQLRTVYLPKIKKTYPVDENGKLSPAVRVSLEEIGNNVFLDMAKNSEISAGKVTIDPDSDLLVKKELVIYYVVQPLGTVSEITGTINLKTQV; encoded by the coding sequence ATGAGCAATCTTAATGGTGTTACAACGAGAAAAGGCAAGATTGGAGCAAATCGTTCCAATAACAAACGAGCGGTTTCAGCTTTAGTTATTGGTTCTGCAGTATTAGCAGGATTGGCATTTAATACGCCTGTAACTATTTATAATACGGATGATCTTGAACAATACGGTTTAGATGCTGCATTTGATGCAACAAACAATGTAAATGTATATCGACATATTTCTGAATTCTACAGATTAGCTGGTCAAGGAACTGAATTACATTTAATGTTAGCTCCACAAGCTTCAACACTTACAACGTTAGTGCAGAGTGAGCACGTGAAGACTTTACTTGCAACGGCTGATTATGAAGTTCGACAAATTGCATTTGCAGTTAATCCATCTGAAGCGCCAACCGTTGTTGATGGTTTGCCTACAGACTTAAATACAGCAATTCCTTTGGCTCAAGGTTTAGCAGATTGGGCTTATGAGCAAAATATGCCATGTCATATTTTCTTAGAAGGTTACGGTTTGGCTGGAGCTTCTAATATCGTTGAGGATCTAAGAGATATTGAAAATGTAGAAGCTACAAAAGTTTCAGTTTTCATCGGTCAAGATTGGAAATATGCAGAAACAAAAACAGATTTAGCACAAAAATTTGCTGATGTAGGTACTGTCTTAGGTGTTTGTTCAGCTGCTTCAATTTCTCAAAACATAGGAGATAATGAGTCGTTCGACTTATTAAATGCGGGTCTTGACGCTTGGATGATTCCTGGTTTATCTAACCATAAAAAGACAATGGAGGTTTATTCTCAATTGCAAACATTTGAGGATAAAGGTTACATTTTCGGTTTAAGTTATCCAGGACTAGCAGGTATCAGAATTAACAACGATCATGTTTGTGCGCCTGTTATCGTAGATCAGGAAGGAAATATGAACGAGCATACAATTGCCTATAGCCGTGTAATGGATGACGCTGTAAGACAGTTGAGAACGGTTTATTTGCCAAAAATTAAGAAAACATATCCAGTGGATGAAAATGGAAAATTATCTCCAGCTGTTCGTGTTTCTTTAGAAGAAATTGGTAATAATGTCTTTTTAGACATGGCTAAGAATAGCGAAATATCTGCAGGTAAAGTAACGATTGATCCTGATAGTGATTTACTTGTAAAAAAGGAGTTAGTTATTTATTACGTTGTTCAACCGCTTGGTACAGTTTCAGAAATTACAGGAACTATTAATCTTAAAACTCAAGTATAA
- a CDS encoding phage minor head protein: MKTMIPTKKIKIQAYKLNGENQITPKCCSHLPMASADNDNLKDLVEDWMKILYNEDKDLGAQAKVIAEELNILTDGLKKGFGVLKGYNTPDTLAYQLMEYNLFEFCEYKTEARLAAMTDLLIDKKKQEIRSFTDFKNRASKINKDFNEDWLLTEYNLSIAVGQNAAAYHRFFNEQDLTRYVKYHTIGDNKVREQHRILDGKIFDLNDKEAMRFFPPNGYGCRCEMLQYIDPIQAEDITTGHEMWELMNRTQSDFKNSQFSINRGDLKEVFTKAQFYADGKVTNDINKLTYKDYHLDQVKNKTNIKPLKVDTTINSENVKDLFKPVKNQKFMGFDDYLGRKLMLDEKTFKSNSSSSENAQLVPALKSIIKNPDEVWYNKDRNKYQSRYIKFYKGEAIVIDTEFTNGGLKIKSWYKTNKEDHLFRKGLLIKNK; the protein is encoded by the coding sequence ATGAAAACAATGATCCCAACCAAAAAAATAAAAATACAGGCGTACAAGCTAAATGGAGAAAACCAGATTACACCTAAATGTTGTAGTCATTTACCAATGGCTTCTGCAGATAATGACAACCTAAAGGATTTGGTAGAAGATTGGATGAAGATTCTTTATAATGAGGATAAGGATTTAGGAGCTCAAGCTAAAGTAATTGCTGAAGAACTTAATATCTTAACTGATGGATTAAAAAAAGGATTCGGTGTGCTTAAAGGATATAATACGCCTGATACTTTAGCCTATCAATTAATGGAGTATAATCTTTTTGAGTTTTGTGAATATAAAACAGAAGCACGTTTAGCTGCAATGACTGATTTACTCATTGATAAAAAGAAACAAGAAATTAGATCCTTTACAGATTTTAAAAATCGTGCTTCTAAAATCAATAAAGATTTTAATGAAGATTGGCTCTTAACAGAATATAATCTTTCTATTGCTGTAGGTCAAAATGCAGCTGCTTATCATCGCTTTTTTAACGAACAAGATTTAACCAGGTATGTAAAGTATCATACAATTGGAGATAATAAAGTAAGGGAGCAACATCGCATTTTAGACGGTAAAATTTTCGATTTAAATGATAAGGAAGCAATGCGCTTTTTTCCTCCTAATGGTTACGGTTGCCGTTGTGAAATGCTTCAGTATATAGATCCAATTCAAGCTGAAGATATAACTACAGGGCATGAAATGTGGGAGCTAATGAATCGAACGCAATCTGATTTTAAAAATTCTCAATTTTCCATTAATCGAGGAGATCTAAAAGAAGTGTTTACAAAAGCTCAATTTTACGCTGATGGTAAAGTAACCAATGATATTAATAAACTAACCTATAAGGATTATCATTTAGATCAGGTTAAAAACAAAACAAACATAAAACCTTTAAAAGTTGATACAACTATCAATTCTGAAAATGTAAAGGATTTATTCAAGCCTGTAAAAAATCAAAAATTTATGGGTTTTGATGATTATTTAGGGCGCAAATTAATGTTAGATGAAAAAACATTTAAATCAAATTCTTCATCTTCAGAAAATGCTCAATTAGTTCCGGCACTTAAATCAATCATTAAAAATCCTGATGAGGTTTGGTACAATAAAGACCGCAATAAATATCAATCGAGATATATCAAGTTTTACAAAGGAGAAGCCATTGTAATAGATACTGAATTCACTAACGGAGGATTGAAAATTAAGTCGTGGTATAAAACAAATAAAGAGGATCATTTATTTAGAAAAGGTCTTCTAATCAAAAACAAATAA
- a CDS encoding phage protein Gp36 family protein, producing MGFITEDDYNVLIRTEIKSILLENYTEQKLLSAEEMAISQIKNYLRGYYDVNQIFSAEGNNRSAYMVMITIDCALYHLYTSLAPNKIPQHRTERYADALDWLKSISKGETKADLPEIIDEDGKVKTSIRLTSRYKRQNYKY from the coding sequence ATGGGATTTATTACTGAAGATGATTACAACGTTCTGATACGAACTGAAATCAAAAGTATTTTATTAGAAAATTACACAGAGCAAAAATTATTAAGTGCTGAAGAAATGGCAATTTCTCAGATTAAAAATTATTTGAGAGGTTATTATGATGTAAATCAAATATTCTCTGCAGAAGGTAATAATAGAAGTGCTTATATGGTAATGATTACGATTGATTGTGCCTTATACCATTTATACACCAGTTTAGCACCAAATAAAATTCCTCAACACCGTACCGAACGCTATGCAGATGCTTTGGATTGGTTAAAAAGTATTTCTAAAGGAGAAACTAAAGCAGATTTACCTGAAATAATTGATGAGGATGGAAAAGTCAAAACCTCAATTAGACTAACGAGCAGATACAAACGACAAAACTATAAGTACTAA
- a CDS encoding phage holin family protein has product MKTINYILDGFGFKNLDDFLSSTFGFLNSQNVIKTDLVLGTLVSAVSFLFGFNHLFLIALVVLLGFEWYTGVKASLKRGEQHSSRKFGRMLLKIATYLTPIYILNTFASNSNFPVIMNYEIDPFIWLYWVYVIAIIWQLFVSLLENYKSLGYKFAEVLLKIINKKFYEQFNLEDDNKNPT; this is encoded by the coding sequence ATGAAAACAATCAATTACATACTAGACGGTTTTGGTTTTAAAAATCTAGATGATTTTTTAAGCTCAACGTTTGGTTTCCTAAACTCTCAAAATGTGATAAAAACAGATTTAGTCTTGGGCACACTTGTTTCTGCAGTTAGCTTTCTTTTTGGCTTCAATCACTTATTTTTAATTGCTTTAGTTGTTCTATTGGGCTTTGAATGGTACACTGGAGTTAAAGCATCTTTAAAACGTGGAGAGCAACATTCAAGTAGAAAATTTGGTCGTATGCTTTTAAAAATAGCTACTTATTTAACACCAATATATATCCTGAATACGTTTGCATCGAACTCTAATTTTCCTGTAATAATGAATTACGAAATAGATCCATTTATTTGGCTTTATTGGGTATATGTGATTGCTATTATATGGCAACTATTTGTATCGCTTTTAGAAAATTATAAGAGCCTTGGTTACAAGTTCGCTGAAGTATTATTGAAGATTATTAATAAGAAATTTTATGAACAATTCAATTTAGAAGATGACAATAAAAATCCTACATAA
- a CDS encoding DUF1804 family protein, whose amino-acid sequence MLQATKGGGGNNKAKKELAEKMFVEDGLNAKEIASLVGISEQTLSKWRKGDGTGKTWDDKRNEYLAAPHKIKEVLMKELNNIASGSGATIDADALAKVSKVIETLSNRTSVQVIFSVFKEFDNWMADQEPQMAIAFLEWHKRFIQYRINQED is encoded by the coding sequence ATGTTACAGGCAACTAAAGGAGGTGGAGGAAATAATAAAGCAAAGAAGGAATTAGCTGAGAAGATGTTTGTTGAAGATGGACTAAATGCAAAAGAAATTGCCAGTTTAGTTGGAATCTCTGAACAAACTCTTTCTAAATGGCGTAAAGGAGATGGTACAGGTAAAACCTGGGATGATAAAAGAAATGAATATTTAGCAGCACCTCATAAGATTAAAGAAGTCTTAATGAAAGAGCTGAATAACATTGCAAGTGGATCAGGTGCAACTATTGATGCTGATGCTTTAGCAAAAGTTAGTAAGGTAATTGAAACCTTATCCAATAGAACTTCAGTACAAGTCATCTTTTCGGTATTCAAGGAATTTGATAACTGGATGGCAGATCAGGAACCACAAATGGCAATTGCATTTTTAGAATGGCATAAGCGATTTATCCAATACAGAATTAATCAGGAAGACTAA
- a CDS encoding tape measure protein, whose product MAGKSKLELLIELSDKMFNSGLNRVQNKLNSSVNAMEGRLNQFKANASRALNSFATESESAFGFGIGAGIGMKVFDIVTNAITGLAGEAVNSADSLEKFKSTMNFAGFDTSQIDKARLDVKKYADDTVYDLNTIANTSAQLAANGVKDYLALTQAAGNLNAVAGGNADTYKSVALVLTQVNGAGKLVTQDWNQLANAIPGASGKMQDALRKNGAFTGNFREAMEKGMISAEHFNKALMDLGFQQVAIDAAKSTATFEGALGQLEAEIVNGLMSVINAIGMDNITGAIMTLTNFIGGLTKGFVWLFNEINGGNPYLQILLTLIAGLTAGIIAGNTYMLIHNTLIGKTTILTKLWAGAQSLLNLVMKLNPIGLVVAAIVALVAIVVIAIKKYDEWGAALLAFLGPVGLVINAFKSLYDHWESIKKAFQTDGIIGGLKRIGIVLLDALLKPLQQVLEMASKIPGMGNLAGNGAKSIEALRKKLDLVTPEETKTSELAKKTEGNGSASLYGASGGIGKKDDKKDKKQAERLSKMTGASNQVRNVTINIDAFNKGGINIAKSDTAGMTKADVEAWFADIMQRVMINAEHG is encoded by the coding sequence ATGGCAGGTAAATCAAAACTTGAATTATTGATTGAGCTCTCAGATAAAATGTTTAATAGCGGTTTAAACAGAGTTCAAAACAAATTAAATTCTTCTGTTAATGCAATGGAAGGACGACTAAATCAATTTAAAGCTAATGCAAGCCGTGCGCTTAATTCTTTTGCCACCGAATCTGAATCTGCTTTTGGATTTGGTATAGGTGCAGGAATTGGAATGAAAGTATTTGACATCGTTACCAATGCAATTACAGGATTAGCAGGTGAAGCAGTTAACTCAGCAGATTCCCTCGAAAAGTTCAAATCCACTATGAATTTTGCTGGGTTTGATACAAGTCAAATTGACAAAGCTCGATTGGATGTAAAAAAATATGCTGATGATACGGTCTATGATCTAAACACAATTGCTAATACTTCAGCACAATTAGCTGCAAATGGTGTAAAAGATTATTTAGCCTTAACGCAAGCTGCAGGTAACTTAAATGCTGTAGCTGGAGGTAATGCAGATACTTATAAATCTGTGGCTTTAGTTTTAACTCAGGTAAATGGTGCAGGTAAATTGGTTACGCAAGATTGGAACCAATTAGCAAATGCGATTCCTGGTGCTTCAGGTAAGATGCAAGATGCGTTGAGAAAAAACGGAGCATTTACAGGAAACTTTAGAGAAGCGATGGAGAAAGGTATGATATCAGCTGAACATTTTAATAAAGCCTTAATGGATTTAGGTTTCCAACAAGTCGCTATTGACGCTGCAAAATCTACTGCAACTTTTGAAGGTGCTTTAGGGCAATTAGAAGCTGAAATTGTCAATGGTTTAATGTCGGTAATTAATGCAATTGGTATGGATAATATTACAGGTGCAATTATGACTTTAACGAACTTTATTGGTGGATTAACTAAAGGGTTTGTTTGGTTGTTTAATGAAATCAATGGTGGCAATCCTTATTTACAAATTTTATTGACTTTGATTGCAGGTTTAACTGCTGGGATTATTGCGGGTAACACCTATATGTTAATACATAACACTCTTATTGGTAAAACAACTATTTTAACAAAATTATGGGCTGGAGCTCAATCATTACTTAATCTTGTTATGAAGTTAAATCCAATTGGATTAGTTGTAGCTGCAATTGTAGCTTTAGTTGCAATTGTAGTCATCGCAATCAAAAAATATGATGAATGGGGTGCTGCATTACTTGCTTTTCTTGGTCCAGTTGGTTTAGTAATTAATGCCTTTAAATCATTATACGATCATTGGGAGAGTATAAAAAAAGCTTTTCAAACGGATGGGATTATTGGAGGTTTAAAGCGTATAGGAATTGTTTTATTAGATGCCTTACTTAAACCTTTACAACAAGTTTTAGAAATGGCTTCAAAAATTCCTGGTATGGGTAATCTAGCAGGTAATGGTGCAAAATCTATTGAAGCTTTAAGAAAAAAACTAGATCTTGTTACACCTGAAGAAACTAAAACTTCTGAATTAGCTAAAAAAACTGAAGGTAATGGTTCTGCAAGTCTTTATGGTGCTAGTGGCGGTATTGGTAAAAAAGACGATAAAAAAGATAAAAAGCAAGCGGAGCGTTTAAGTAAAATGACAGGAGCTTCTAATCAAGTGCGTAATGTTACCATCAATATTGATGCTTTTAATAAAGGTGGAATTAACATTGCAAAATCTGATACTGCAGGTATGACAAAGGCAGATGTAGAAGCATGGTTTGCTGATATTATGCAACGTGTAATGATAAATGCAGAACATGGCTAA
- a CDS encoding phage virion morphogenesis protein has translation MAKTDMLTKLHRLRQLHKRFPELAAIEAVNFSKERFVAKNWLDRSPNRWQPRKKESRGSLMAKTGRLKRSVRKLKTTRNSVTIGTDVPYAQIHNEGGSINNRVNVQAHSRVRKGRAERVKAHTRQMNIRMPKRQFIGESAILLRRIERMLDKQIKEILK, from the coding sequence ATGGCTAAAACAGATATGTTAACCAAATTACATCGTTTACGTCAATTGCATAAACGATTTCCTGAGTTGGCTGCAATAGAAGCAGTCAACTTTTCTAAAGAACGTTTTGTTGCTAAAAATTGGTTGGATCGTTCGCCCAATCGATGGCAACCTCGTAAAAAGGAATCGAGAGGATCTTTAATGGCAAAGACTGGACGTTTAAAACGTTCGGTAAGGAAATTAAAAACAACTCGTAATTCAGTTACCATTGGTACGGATGTTCCTTATGCGCAAATTCATAATGAGGGTGGATCTATTAATAATAGAGTTAACGTACAAGCTCATTCAAGGGTTAGGAAAGGACGTGCAGAACGTGTAAAAGCACATACAAGGCAAATGAACATCAGAATGCCTAAACGTCAATTTATCGGTGAATCTGCCATCTTATTAAGACGTATTGAACGAATGTTGGATAAGCAGATTAAAGAGATTTTAAAATAA